ATCAGAGCGACCATGCCGAGAAAAAACTGTCCAAGTTGACCGAGCAGCTTGAAGGCAACGCCTATTCACCGGAATTCATGGAGCAGGCGGAAATCATTAAGCAGGAACTGGACAAATTGCCACCTCTGGTTCTGCGTATTCAGCAGTTGCAGAGTTCACCGAATCAGAAATATCCGGCTTTTACCTATGCTCAGGAAAACGTCCTGCCATTGAGTCGTCAGATTCTGCAATCCCTGTTATTGATGCGCTATTCGGAAATGGAAGCGATCAGTGCGCAGCGACAGCAGAGCTTGCAGATTGTTCTGGAGATGGAAGCCGCCTGGTTGAATGTGGTCAGCAATCTGCGCGGTTATTTGGCATTTCGAAGTGATGAAATGGCGCAGCAGACCGAACAGTATCTGAACCGATTTCAATCCCAGTTGGAAAATCTTAAGGCTTATTCGCAAAAGCAGGATCTTATTCCGGGCGCGCAATTGACGCTTGAAGAAGAGATTGCTCTGGAGCAAATCGAACAGGCGTATGAAGATTACCGCAATAACTATATGACCCTCAAAATGATTCATCAGGGTGATCAATGGCGTCAGGATCTGGTTCTGATGGAACAGCAGATTCAGCCTATTTACAGTAACTTGTATGCCAGTTTCGAACGGATTCAGTTTTTGGCGCAGCAGCAGACCCGGGATTCCGGACAGGATGTCGCAATTGGAAGCCTGTGGAATATCTTTTTCCTGTTGCTGTTTTCGATTACTGGGCAGCTTATCGGGATGCTGATCTCCAGACGCGTGACTAAGGCGGTTGTTGAACCGGTCGAGCAGATCTCGAATGCGATGGGTGAAATTGCTCGCGGTTCGGGGGATCTGACCCAGAGACTACCGATTCAGAGCAGTGACGAGATCGGGGCTCTGGCGAAACATTTCAATCAGTTTATCAGTCGAATTCAAGTGTTGCTTGGTGAAATCAGCACCACTGTCAGTCAGCTGGAAAACTCGTCCGAGCACCTGCAGCAGATTACCGTTTCCATGAAAGAGGGGGTCGAGCAGCAGGCTAAGGCGACTTCCGGTTTGAATCAATCCATGTTGGAGATGACTCAGCAGGCGCAAAGCGTTGAGG
The genomic region above belongs to Thiomicrorhabdus xiamenensis and contains:
- a CDS encoding methyl-accepting chemotaxis protein; protein product: MDKLLKKLSLKQKMKFGFGVIWAALAIITIQAVINLSMVRSNVNELVTKIQPLESASQELAIQLEHNMTLLNAYILSGNLQELQQYLDQSDHAEKKLSKLTEQLEGNAYSPEFMEQAEIIKQELDKLPPLVLRIQQLQSSPNQKYPAFTYAQENVLPLSRQILQSLLLMRYSEMEAISAQRQQSLQIVLEMEAAWLNVVSNLRGYLAFRSDEMAQQTEQYLNRFQSQLENLKAYSQKQDLIPGAQLTLEEEIALEQIEQAYEDYRNNYMTLKMIHQGDQWRQDLVLMEQQIQPIYSNLYASFERIQFLAQQQTRDSGQDVAIGSLWNIFFLLLFSITGQLIGMLISRRVTKAVVEPVEQISNAMGEIARGSGDLTQRLPIQSSDEIGALAKHFNQFISRIQVLLGEISTTVSQLENSSEHLQQITVSMKEGVEQQAKATSGLNQSMLEMTQQAQSVEDHSSNTTRATQQATQRVLEGGETVVESVQEMESLSSTMQQMIDSVTQLRKDGQSIGSVVNVIQEIAEQTNLLALNAAIEAARAGEHGRGFAVVADQVRSLAKRTQDSTSQIEEIVDKILKATESTVIVVGQGQDAVKNSMQTVTESKNTLQPVTLLMQDISQMSDQMLNAAHSQTQLAQQINNNIHEIHQVTERALQGANMTRQSGQDLQQLSQRLEVIVGQFKF